A stretch of bacterium DNA encodes these proteins:
- a CDS encoding ion transporter produces the protein MESLAAVRRRTFEVLETGAEGDELSRTIDVMIMGLVLGNVVAVVLESVPSIGRAYQDLFIAFEKVSVAAFSAEFLLRFWSVASDASPREHALARRLRYLGSPMAIVDVLAIAPFYLSAFFALDLRFLRVLRLLRIVKLTRYSAALGRLSEVYRLQRAALTASFFVMAVAIVLSASFVYVAENRAQPDAFGSIPAAMWWAVCTLTTVGYGDVTPTTPLGKILASAIQMVGIAMVALPTSLFASGFAHIMDRNEETLKEEAIEAAADGIVTADEAHAYAELAEQLYVEPEVAEEIIAAAMRRQDLMDHTGACPHCGKALGGS, from the coding sequence ATGGAGTCCCTGGCGGCCGTTCGCAGACGCACGTTCGAGGTCCTCGAGACGGGCGCCGAGGGCGACGAGCTCTCGCGCACGATCGACGTGATGATCATGGGCCTCGTGCTCGGGAACGTCGTCGCGGTCGTGCTCGAGTCGGTCCCCTCGATCGGGCGCGCCTATCAGGATCTCTTCATCGCCTTCGAGAAAGTCTCCGTCGCGGCCTTCTCGGCCGAGTTCCTGCTGCGCTTCTGGTCCGTGGCCTCCGATGCGTCCCCTCGCGAACACGCCCTCGCTCGGCGCCTCCGCTACCTCGGCTCGCCGATGGCGATCGTCGACGTGCTCGCGATCGCCCCCTTCTATCTCTCCGCGTTCTTCGCCCTCGACCTTCGATTCCTTCGCGTCCTACGCCTGCTCCGAATCGTGAAGCTGACCCGCTACTCGGCGGCGCTCGGTCGCCTCTCCGAGGTCTACCGCCTCCAGCGCGCCGCCCTGACCGCGTCCTTCTTCGTGATGGCGGTCGCGATCGTCCTCTCGGCGAGCTTCGTGTACGTCGCCGAGAACCGCGCCCAGCCCGATGCGTTCGGCTCGATCCCCGCGGCGATGTGGTGGGCCGTCTGCACGCTGACGACCGTCGGCTACGGCGACGTCACCCCGACCACGCCCCTCGGCAAGATCCTCGCGTCCGCGATCCAGATGGTCGGCATCGCGATGGTCGCCCTCCCGACCTCCCTCTTCGCCTCCGGGTTCGCGCACATCATGGACCGGAACGAGGAGACCCTGAAGGAGGAGGCGATCGAGGCGGCAGCGGACGGCATCGTGACCGCGGACGAAGCCCACGCCTACGCCGAGCTCGCGGAGCAGCTCTACGTGGAGCCCGAGGTCGCGGAAGAGATCATCGCCGCTGCGATGCGCCGCCAGGACCTGATGGACCACACCGGCGCCTGCCCCCACTGCGGCAAGGCCCTGGGCGGGTCGTAG
- a CDS encoding TonB-dependent receptor, which yields MSEPMTTQAKALALNLDPGIYGSFAEIGAGQEVGRWFFRVGGAAGTIAKTMSAYDKKVSDAIYGTAERYVSSGRLIAMLDHEYDLLIERLDPERGEESAFFAFADTVTAQNYRGDADCDGWMGIRFQDHPQSESNQIILHTRMLDPDGIMQQEALGILGVNLIYGAFKHHDRPEILLGSLLDNLGRRRIEIDMIEFSGRAFEDIDHRLLSLRLVEYGLSKAAMFSAKGEVLRPSEMLYKKPVILQRGRFRPPNLVHADIQRRAFERFAADPEVDASKIVSLLEISVGELRKTAEVGVQDFLDRLDALTASNQSVIVSDYPEYYLVAEYLARYSATQIALPMGIGNFTELIRESRYEHLPGGLLEATGRLMGQGVKVYVYPWLDSETGKRLALDTIEMPDTVRQLFDYLRDRGYVQPLEGLSDDALRVKSDHIYQWIRDGNPRWEKHVEPGVAEVIRKGRLFGYSGD from the coding sequence GTGTCCGAGCCGATGACAACGCAGGCGAAGGCGCTCGCGCTCAATCTCGATCCCGGGATCTACGGCAGCTTCGCGGAGATCGGCGCCGGTCAGGAGGTCGGCCGCTGGTTCTTCCGCGTGGGGGGTGCCGCCGGGACGATCGCGAAGACCATGTCGGCCTACGACAAGAAGGTCAGCGACGCGATCTACGGGACCGCCGAACGCTACGTCTCGAGCGGTCGGCTGATCGCCATGCTCGACCACGAGTACGATCTGCTCATCGAGCGCCTCGACCCCGAGCGCGGAGAGGAGAGCGCGTTCTTCGCCTTCGCCGACACGGTCACGGCCCAGAACTATCGCGGGGACGCAGACTGCGACGGATGGATGGGGATCCGCTTCCAGGACCATCCCCAGTCCGAATCGAACCAGATCATCCTCCACACCCGGATGCTCGACCCGGATGGAATCATGCAGCAGGAGGCCCTCGGCATCCTCGGCGTGAACCTGATCTACGGCGCCTTCAAGCACCACGACCGACCCGAGATCCTCCTCGGTTCGCTCCTCGACAACCTGGGTCGACGCCGGATCGAGATCGACATGATCGAGTTCAGCGGGCGGGCCTTCGAGGACATCGACCACCGGCTGCTGAGCCTGCGGCTCGTCGAGTACGGCTTGTCGAAGGCCGCGATGTTCTCGGCCAAGGGCGAAGTCCTGCGCCCTTCGGAGATGCTCTACAAGAAGCCGGTGATCCTCCAGCGGGGTCGCTTCCGTCCTCCGAACCTGGTTCACGCCGACATCCAGCGCCGGGCCTTCGAGCGCTTCGCGGCCGATCCGGAGGTCGACGCGTCGAAGATCGTGTCGCTGCTCGAGATCTCGGTCGGTGAGCTCCGGAAGACCGCCGAGGTCGGCGTGCAGGACTTCCTCGATCGACTCGACGCGCTGACCGCGAGCAACCAATCGGTGATCGTCTCCGACTATCCGGAGTACTACCTCGTCGCCGAGTACCTCGCGCGCTACTCGGCGACGCAGATCGCGCTCCCGATGGGCATCGGAAACTTCACGGAGCTGATCCGCGAATCGAGATACGAGCACCTCCCGGGTGGGCTCCTCGAGGCGACCGGCCGGCTGATGGGGCAGGGCGTGAAGGTCTACGTCTATCCCTGGCTCGACTCCGAGACGGGGAAGCGACTCGCGCTGGACACGATCGAAATGCCCGACACCGTCCGGCAGCTCTTCGACTACCTCCGCGATCGCGGCTACGTCCAGCCGCTCGAGGGCCTCTCGGACGACGCGCTCCGGGTGAAGTCCGACCACATCTACCAGTGGATTCGCGACGGAAACCCGCGTTGGGAGAAGCACGTCGAGCCGGGCGTCGCCGAGGTGATCCGCAAGGGCCGTCTCTTCGGCTACAGCGGAGACTGA
- a CDS encoding PLP-dependent aspartate aminotransferase family protein — MKFETRAIHVGQEPDEQTGAVMPPIYATSTFAQTGPGETRGYDYTRSGNPNFTRLGRTLASLEGGEFATVFGNGMAAITAVLSTLSSGDLVLAEENVYGCTFRIFAQVFEKFGLRVRYVDFADESQHAAIAEEAPALVWLESPTNPMLKILDIAAISAEAAKVGAPVLVDNTFASPYFQRPLELGATLSLSSTTKYVNGHSDCLGGVVVTNDPAWQEKMIFAQKAVGLNPSPFDTWLVQRGVKTLALRMNQHHANALAIAEKLEGCASVKWVRHPFLASHPHVDVAKKQMSGGSGIVTLELDADLETTTAFVSGLEVFALAESLGGIESLIDHPASMTHASIPRPEREKVGIRDGLVRLSVGIEHVDDLLDDLDQALASAGLTGLG; from the coding sequence ATGAAGTTCGAGACCCGCGCGATCCACGTTGGCCAGGAGCCCGACGAGCAGACCGGTGCCGTCATGCCGCCGATCTATGCCACGTCGACCTTCGCGCAGACCGGCCCCGGCGAGACCCGCGGCTACGACTACACGCGTTCCGGCAACCCCAACTTCACGCGCCTGGGCCGGACCCTCGCGAGCCTCGAAGGCGGTGAGTTCGCGACCGTGTTCGGGAACGGGATGGCCGCCATCACCGCCGTCCTGTCGACGCTGTCGAGCGGCGATCTCGTCCTCGCGGAGGAGAACGTCTACGGCTGCACCTTCCGCATCTTCGCGCAGGTCTTCGAGAAGTTCGGCCTGCGCGTGCGCTACGTCGACTTCGCGGACGAATCGCAGCACGCGGCGATCGCGGAGGAGGCGCCGGCCCTCGTCTGGCTCGAGTCGCCGACGAACCCGATGCTCAAGATCCTCGACATCGCGGCGATCTCGGCGGAGGCGGCGAAGGTCGGGGCGCCCGTCCTCGTCGACAACACCTTCGCCTCTCCCTATTTCCAGCGTCCCCTCGAGCTCGGGGCGACGCTCTCGCTCTCGAGCACGACGAAGTACGTGAACGGGCACTCGGATTGTCTGGGGGGCGTCGTCGTGACCAACGATCCCGCCTGGCAGGAGAAGATGATCTTCGCCCAGAAGGCGGTCGGCCTGAATCCGTCGCCCTTCGATACCTGGCTCGTCCAGCGTGGCGTCAAGACGCTGGCCCTCCGGATGAACCAGCACCACGCGAACGCCCTGGCGATCGCCGAGAAGCTCGAGGGCTGCGCTTCGGTGAAGTGGGTACGCCATCCCTTCCTGGCCTCGCACCCGCACGTGGACGTGGCGAAGAAGCAGATGAGCGGGGGCTCCGGGATCGTGACCCTCGAGCTCGATGCGGATCTCGAAACGACGACGGCCTTCGTCTCCGGACTGGAGGTCTTCGCCCTGGCCGAGAGCCTCGGCGGGATCGAGAGCCTGATCGACCATCCGGCGTCGATGACCCACGCGAGCATCCCGCGGCCCGAACGGGAGAAGGTGGGCATCCGGGACGGGCTCGTGCGGCTCTCGGTCGGGATCGAGCACGTCGACGATCTGCTCGACGATCTCGATCAGGCGCTCGCCTCCGCGGGGCTCACCGGCCTCGGGTAG
- a CDS encoding MBL fold metallo-hydrolase — protein sequence MPRRPLLISVGLVLVLAMAFGLAIHNRHALIVRAIATDGPPPPLPKTDEGPGVRWFDDWFTVEELAGGTWAIGEPRYAQFNFSYLIEGADRAVLFDAGPGVRDLRPVARSLTMRPILFIPSHFHYDHVGNEVTFEDVAVIDLPGLRERAPDGRLALSWEEHLGVTEGVAPVPLEVDRWLSPGESIELGGRRLEVLYTPGHTPDSISLLDREASLLFTGDFLYPGPLFAFLSNSSLGDYQRAASTVLARVAPDARLFGAHRVEPPGAPRLAMEDVHDLGATLQALSRGEHSGTGTYPVSYRVNERIDLLAEPAWLARWEETHPGFGAETP from the coding sequence ATGCCTAGACGTCCTCTCCTGATCTCGGTCGGCCTGGTTCTCGTGCTGGCCATGGCCTTCGGGCTGGCGATCCACAACCGCCATGCGCTGATCGTCCGCGCCATCGCGACGGACGGCCCGCCCCCTCCGCTTCCGAAGACCGACGAGGGGCCCGGCGTTCGTTGGTTCGACGACTGGTTCACCGTCGAGGAGCTCGCGGGCGGCACCTGGGCGATCGGCGAGCCCCGGTACGCCCAGTTCAACTTCAGCTACCTGATCGAGGGGGCGGATCGGGCCGTGCTCTTCGACGCAGGACCCGGCGTACGGGATTTGCGCCCGGTCGCGCGCTCGCTCACGATGCGCCCCATCCTCTTCATCCCCTCGCACTTCCACTACGACCACGTCGGCAACGAGGTCACGTTCGAGGACGTGGCGGTGATCGACCTGCCCGGATTGCGAGAGCGGGCGCCGGACGGACGCCTGGCCCTCTCCTGGGAGGAACATCTGGGGGTGACCGAGGGCGTCGCGCCCGTCCCCCTCGAGGTCGACCGCTGGCTCTCGCCCGGGGAGTCGATCGAGCTCGGCGGGCGGCGCCTCGAGGTGCTCTACACGCCCGGACACACGCCCGACTCGATCTCCCTCCTCGATCGCGAAGCGTCCCTGCTCTTCACGGGCGATTTCCTCTACCCGGGGCCGCTCTTCGCGTTCCTGTCGAACAGCAGCCTCGGCGACTACCAGCGCGCCGCCAGCACGGTGCTGGCGCGCGTCGCCCCGGACGCGCGTCTCTTCGGTGCGCATCGCGTCGAGCCGCCGGGCGCTCCTCGGCTCGCGATGGAGGACGTCCACGATCTCGGCGCGACGTTGCAGGCGCTGTCCCGCGGCGAGCATTCGGGCACCGGAACGTATCCCGTCTCCTACCGGGTCAACGAGCGGATCGACCTCCTGGCCGAGCCCGCCTGGCTCGCGCGCTGGGAAGAGACCCACCCGGGCTTCGGCGCGGAGACGCCCTAG
- a CDS encoding MBL fold metallo-hydrolase, whose amino-acid sequence MSALVDEEPIWKSRPGEMFAAVVGTEKINDFIHLSEGLSNSFLITTDEGNIIVNTGMFFEAPYHRDSYRAVSQAETRYIIFTQGHVDHVGGTDFLRDDSTEVIAQAGNVEHQAYDKRLFRFRASRSGFAFLQKNGATIRQAMADYGELPAQAEPVPDITFEDEYAFTLGGLRVELIAVPGAETNDSLIVWLPDHEICFVGNLFGCLIGHIPNLVTVRGDRYRDALTCAAACDVVAALQPKLLLPGHHGPIEGKALIQRELARIRDATLYVHDETVKGMNEGKDLFTLKQEIQLPPELAVGEGYGMVRWDVQAIWEHYAGWFHHESTTELYSVPQRSIHGDLIELAGGQDAIVERARARFGAGDREEALHLLDVLFSQEEPSAAALELGIEIHEALQPESTNFWLSAWLRNETGKLGERLKAL is encoded by the coding sequence ATGTCTGCCCTCGTCGACGAAGAGCCGATCTGGAAATCCCGTCCGGGCGAGATGTTCGCTGCGGTCGTCGGGACCGAGAAGATCAACGACTTCATCCACCTCTCCGAGGGGCTGTCCAACAGCTTCCTGATCACGACCGACGAAGGGAACATCATCGTCAACACCGGGATGTTCTTCGAAGCGCCCTATCACCGGGACAGCTATCGCGCCGTCAGTCAGGCGGAGACCCGGTACATCATCTTCACGCAGGGACACGTCGATCACGTCGGGGGGACCGACTTCCTGCGCGACGACTCGACCGAGGTCATCGCGCAGGCCGGCAACGTCGAGCACCAGGCATACGACAAGCGGCTGTTCAGGTTCCGTGCCTCCCGATCGGGCTTCGCGTTCCTGCAGAAGAACGGCGCGACGATCCGACAGGCGATGGCGGACTACGGCGAGCTGCCCGCACAGGCGGAGCCGGTCCCGGACATCACCTTCGAGGACGAATACGCCTTCACCCTCGGCGGCCTGCGCGTCGAGCTGATCGCCGTCCCGGGCGCCGAGACCAACGACTCGCTGATCGTCTGGCTGCCCGACCACGAGATCTGCTTCGTGGGCAATCTCTTCGGCTGCCTGATCGGTCACATCCCGAACCTCGTGACCGTTCGCGGCGATCGCTACCGGGACGCGCTGACCTGCGCCGCGGCCTGCGACGTCGTGGCGGCGCTCCAGCCGAAGCTCCTGCTGCCGGGCCACCACGGCCCGATCGAGGGCAAGGCGCTGATCCAGCGCGAGCTCGCTCGGATTCGCGACGCGACGCTCTACGTGCACGACGAGACGGTGAAGGGGATGAACGAGGGCAAGGACCTCTTCACCCTCAAGCAGGAGATCCAGCTCCCGCCGGAGCTCGCCGTCGGCGAAGGCTACGGCATGGTGCGCTGGGACGTGCAGGCGATCTGGGAGCACTACGCCGGCTGGTTCCACCACGAATCCACGACCGAGCTCTACTCGGTTCCCCAGCGGTCGATCCACGGCGACCTGATCGAGCTCGCGGGCGGGCAGGACGCGATCGTCGAACGCGCTCGCGCGCGCTTCGGGGCGGGGGATCGGGAGGAAGCACTGCATCTGCTGGATGTCCTCTTCTCGCAGGAGGAGCCGAGCGCGGCGGCGCTCGAGCTCGGGATCGAGATCCACGAAGCGCTGCAGCCCGAGAGCACGAATTTCTGGCTCTCCGCCTGGCTTCGGAACGAGACGGGAAAGCTCGGCGAGCGCCTGAAGGCGCTCTAG
- a CDS encoding HAD family phosphatase, translating into MSDTSRPREIDVVLFDLGGVLIRLGGMGDMAMLADEPDEDEIWRRWLSCPWVRRYERGECGEMEFARGMVETWAMPASPHEFLDAFISWPKGLLPGARELVADLHGRTRLACLSNTNRAHCERYEEQFGLMTLFDEQYLSYEMGLVKPDREAFDHTVEGLGCDPRRVLFLDDNQINVEGARSAGLTAEKAVGPEEARVVLTRYGVF; encoded by the coding sequence TTGTCCGACACGTCCCGCCCCCGCGAAATCGACGTGGTGCTCTTCGATCTCGGAGGCGTCCTGATCCGCCTCGGCGGCATGGGCGACATGGCGATGCTCGCCGACGAGCCGGACGAGGACGAGATCTGGCGCCGCTGGCTCTCCTGCCCCTGGGTCCGCCGCTACGAGCGCGGCGAGTGCGGGGAGATGGAGTTCGCACGCGGGATGGTCGAGACCTGGGCGATGCCCGCCTCCCCCCACGAGTTCCTCGATGCGTTCATCTCCTGGCCGAAGGGACTCCTGCCCGGCGCGCGCGAGCTCGTCGCCGACCTCCACGGCCGGACCCGACTCGCGTGCCTGTCGAACACCAACCGCGCCCACTGCGAACGCTACGAAGAGCAGTTCGGCCTGATGACGCTCTTCGACGAGCAGTACCTCTCGTACGAGATGGGGCTCGTGAAGCCCGATCGCGAAGCCTTCGACCACACCGTCGAAGGACTCGGCTGCGACCCGCGACGCGTGCTCTTTCTCGACGACAACCAGATCAACGTCGAGGGCGCGCGAAGCGCCGGATTGACGGCCGAAAAGGCCGTCGGTCCCGAGGAAGCGCGCGTGGTGCTCACGCGATACGGGGTCTTCTAG
- a CDS encoding LTA synthase family protein, with protein MSEKEPNQTVEEARAADFVLLTLAMVVSPLAFRGLQAAHANVSIGYGDVRGLLADLGLALALAGLVAGANLLLGRTRALAVAVPLVALWVFGNNANLEHVRNLGTLLGAANIAFLFDDTFVSGSATHLSHPLALALLFAATAAAGFASTRRRFDGHRATALVAIGAVVLGLRLALPAASDAATWRQTHFVLENLRWLTSAGGTAVAAPERPIPGLFPATLDGQAILPLDHRGENVLLVVLEGVSGAYVDRLAAMQGLDGERPRLPSLDRASRRGVTLVNFANQQRQTNRGLYALVCGDLPKQTTAAPKMSDVGAIGQDAECLPRALARNGYATAFLQSAPLSFMAKDKFMPFAGFERFHGIEFFDASSEKQAWGVDDRAFLQQSMRLIDELDRGEKPWFLTLLSSGTHHPFHVPTDLLEEGEVPSFSRAIEYLDFALDEFLSNLEREGVLEDTVVVLTSDESFGLDTRSGDLSDPELMLSQAWGVLVTLLPSGEQMDVTTPTSQTDVAVSILDLLGLQHETRHFRGRSVFREYAQPRAVPFANTYMRMSALAEADDTLLFCSEDRSDCERARLTNPPFLFAGHERIESAVPTTDPGRALLARIQARSLELPVLQDANAAQKRIEYALIETPSTMILDADHFREELARTRSERNQQGRDTIDFLSFQPVFANQYLALPKGYVARVEIEAEVKGNVPLDLYHSLRAVPLRAMPSTAEYRSAAAAGAEIRGLSDTFGMRPRFLERTVDLALTGRSVAPDEPFVLVYEYSAAEDFERLNARMGARNDLEGIAGLVLRRAQLTIEPLPEGQAPRGLEILEYSHRNDRNSVAARR; from the coding sequence GTGTCCGAAAAAGAGCCGAACCAGACGGTCGAGGAAGCGCGAGCGGCGGACTTCGTCCTGCTGACGCTCGCGATGGTCGTCTCGCCTCTGGCCTTTCGGGGCTTGCAGGCCGCTCACGCGAACGTCTCGATCGGCTACGGCGACGTCCGCGGCCTGCTCGCCGACCTCGGGCTCGCCCTCGCCCTCGCCGGCCTCGTCGCCGGCGCGAACCTGCTGCTCGGTCGAACCCGTGCCCTGGCCGTCGCGGTGCCGCTCGTCGCGCTCTGGGTCTTCGGCAACAACGCCAACCTCGAGCACGTGCGCAATCTGGGCACGCTGCTCGGTGCGGCGAACATCGCCTTCCTCTTCGACGACACCTTCGTCTCCGGGTCGGCGACGCACCTGAGCCATCCCCTCGCTCTCGCCCTCCTCTTCGCCGCGACGGCCGCCGCCGGCTTCGCATCCACGCGACGCCGCTTCGATGGACACCGCGCAACCGCCCTCGTCGCGATCGGCGCCGTGGTCCTCGGCCTGCGCCTCGCGCTCCCGGCCGCGAGCGACGCGGCGACCTGGCGCCAGACGCACTTCGTGCTCGAGAACCTGCGCTGGCTGACGAGCGCCGGGGGCACGGCCGTCGCCGCCCCGGAGCGACCGATCCCGGGGCTCTTCCCTGCGACCCTCGACGGACAGGCGATCCTTCCGCTCGATCATCGCGGCGAGAACGTCTTGCTCGTCGTCCTCGAAGGCGTCTCCGGCGCCTACGTCGATCGTCTGGCGGCGATGCAGGGCCTCGACGGCGAACGCCCCCGCCTGCCCTCCCTCGACCGGGCGAGTCGCCGAGGCGTCACCCTCGTCAACTTCGCCAACCAGCAGCGACAGACGAACCGCGGGCTCTACGCCCTCGTCTGTGGCGACCTCCCGAAGCAGACGACCGCCGCTCCCAAGATGTCGGACGTCGGCGCGATCGGGCAGGACGCCGAGTGCCTCCCCCGCGCGCTGGCCCGCAACGGCTACGCGACCGCCTTCCTCCAGTCGGCGCCACTCTCGTTCATGGCGAAGGACAAGTTCATGCCCTTCGCCGGCTTCGAACGCTTCCACGGGATCGAGTTCTTCGACGCCTCGAGCGAGAAGCAGGCCTGGGGCGTCGACGATCGCGCGTTCCTGCAACAGTCGATGCGTTTGATCGACGAGCTCGACCGGGGCGAGAAACCGTGGTTCCTCACCCTGCTGTCCAGCGGGACGCACCACCCCTTCCACGTGCCGACAGATCTGCTCGAGGAGGGCGAGGTCCCGAGCTTCTCCCGCGCGATCGAGTACCTCGACTTCGCGTTGGACGAGTTCCTTTCGAACCTCGAACGCGAAGGCGTCCTCGAAGACACCGTCGTCGTCCTCACGAGCGACGAGTCCTTCGGACTCGACACCCGGAGCGGCGACCTGAGCGATCCCGAGCTGATGCTGTCGCAGGCCTGGGGCGTCCTCGTCACGCTCCTCCCGTCCGGCGAGCAGATGGACGTGACCACACCCACCTCGCAGACGGACGTCGCGGTCTCGATCCTCGATCTCCTCGGACTCCAGCACGAGACGCGACACTTCCGCGGGCGCAGCGTCTTCCGCGAATACGCCCAGCCGCGGGCGGTCCCCTTCGCGAACACCTACATGCGCATGAGCGCACTCGCCGAAGCGGACGACACGCTCCTCTTCTGCAGCGAGGACCGCAGCGACTGTGAACGCGCGCGCCTCACGAATCCGCCCTTTCTCTTCGCGGGACACGAACGGATCGAGAGCGCAGTCCCGACGACCGACCCCGGTCGGGCCCTGCTCGCCCGGATCCAGGCGCGGAGCCTCGAGCTTCCGGTCCTGCAGGATGCGAACGCCGCCCAGAAGCGGATCGAGTACGCGCTGATCGAAACGCCCTCGACGATGATCCTGGACGCGGACCACTTCCGGGAAGAGCTCGCGCGGACTCGCAGCGAGCGGAACCAACAGGGTCGCGACACCATCGACTTCCTGAGCTTCCAGCCGGTCTTCGCGAACCAGTACCTGGCCCTGCCGAAGGGGTACGTCGCCCGCGTCGAGATCGAGGCGGAGGTGAAGGGGAACGTTCCGCTCGACCTCTACCACTCGCTCCGGGCGGTCCCGCTTCGTGCGATGCCGTCGACCGCCGAATACCGGTCGGCGGCCGCCGCGGGCGCGGAGATCCGCGGCCTCTCGGACACGTTCGGCATGCGGCCCCGATTCCTCGAGCGAACCGTGGACCTCGCCCTCACGGGCCGCTCGGTGGCGCCCGACGAGCCCTTCGTCCTCGTCTACGAGTACTCCGCCGCCGAGGACTTCGAGCGACTGAACGCACGCATGGGCGCACGCAACGACCTCGAGGGCATCGCGGGACTCGTCCTCCGCCGGGCCCAGCTGACGATCGAGCCCCTGCCGGAAGGCCAGGCGCCTCGTGGCCTCGAGATCCTCGAGTACAGCCACCGCAACGATCGCAACAGCGTGGCGGCGAGGCGCTGA
- a CDS encoding acyl-CoA dehydrogenase family protein has translation MDFDFSPEEQKFAEEVDAWLVENRDPVVMDHHRENFTQLSDTPERRAFMKKLAAKGWLGMSWPKEFGGQEIEGVYEYILNEALSKHAAPQIGKGVGIIGKTLIRHGNDFLKQKFLPLILDAEIEFAVGYSEPEAGSDAANMQLRADKVEGGWLLNGQKMWTTSAHFADWYWVGARTDQDKPKHDGLSLFLIDMDNPNLEVQSLPTIGKDTTNQVFFDDVFVPDEYLVGQQGKGFQMISEALDLERFTMFTLSPIANRSEVLVDWVKEAKRDDEPLKDDTNVRRTIAHIMTDTAVAKALSTRFVCAAKSGGKPPTIESSQYKLFTTSLSQRVCKDALDIQGHEGTIMEGQDDAPLRGRFEGAYRATMNETVGGGSSEIQKNIIARRHLGLPKNF, from the coding sequence ATGGATTTTGATTTCAGCCCCGAAGAACAGAAGTTCGCCGAAGAGGTCGACGCCTGGCTGGTCGAGAATCGCGACCCGGTCGTGATGGACCACCACCGCGAGAACTTCACGCAGCTCTCCGACACCCCCGAGCGACGCGCCTTCATGAAGAAGCTCGCCGCGAAGGGCTGGCTCGGCATGTCCTGGCCGAAGGAATTCGGCGGCCAGGAGATCGAAGGCGTCTACGAGTACATCCTCAACGAGGCCCTCTCGAAGCACGCCGCGCCGCAGATCGGCAAGGGCGTCGGCATCATCGGCAAGACGCTGATCCGCCACGGCAACGACTTCCTCAAGCAGAAGTTCCTGCCGCTGATCCTCGACGCCGAGATCGAGTTCGCGGTCGGCTACTCCGAGCCGGAAGCGGGTTCGGACGCCGCGAACATGCAGCTTCGCGCGGACAAGGTCGAAGGCGGCTGGCTCCTGAACGGCCAGAAGATGTGGACGACCTCCGCGCACTTCGCGGACTGGTACTGGGTCGGCGCGCGGACCGACCAGGACAAGCCGAAGCACGACGGCCTCTCCCTCTTCCTGATCGACATGGACAACCCGAACCTCGAGGTCCAGAGCCTGCCGACGATCGGCAAGGACACGACCAACCAGGTCTTCTTCGACGACGTGTTCGTGCCCGACGAGTATCTCGTCGGCCAGCAGGGCAAGGGTTTCCAGATGATCTCGGAAGCCCTCGACCTCGAGCGCTTCACGATGTTCACCCTCTCCCCGATCGCGAACCGCTCCGAGGTTCTCGTCGACTGGGTGAAGGAAGCGAAGCGCGACGACGAGCCGCTGAAGGACGACACGAACGTGCGCCGCACGATCGCCCACATCATGACCGATACTGCGGTCGCGAAGGCGCTCTCGACGCGCTTCGTCTGCGCGGCGAAGTCCGGCGGCAAGCCGCCGACGATCGAGTCGTCGCAGTACAAGCTCTTCACGACCTCCCTCTCCCAGCGAGTCTGCAAGGACGCGCTCGATATCCAGGGTCACGAGGGAACGATCATGGAAGGCCAGGACGACGCACCGCTTCGCGGACGTTTCGAGGGTGCGTATCGCGCCACGATGAACGAGACGGTCGGTGGTGGTTCTTCGGAGATCCAGAAGAACATCATCGCGCGGCGACATCTCGGACTGCCCAAGAATTTTTGA